In one window of Gossypium arboreum isolate Shixiya-1 chromosome 4, ASM2569848v2, whole genome shotgun sequence DNA:
- the LOC108460792 gene encoding WRKY transcription factor 44, translated as MEVKEAERIVIAKPVASRPTCSSFKSFSELLAGAINASPPNACSENIVPAIRPKTVRFKPVVNRAPSAMISSQAEQSGIGISISSDKVSKSNVKPTVVYKPQAKLVSKATVSLLANMGNFSASNQQRLQSKEVPVEYANWEKMRAQVRPNHHQNTPSQAETDQTSEPSKVGSQNMEEDPKVLPAVANSDRPSYDGYNWRKYGQKQVKGSEYPRSYYKCTHPNCPVKKKVERSLDGQIAEIVYKGEHNHPKPQPPKRNSSQGLGFTSDGTGQDANNSLWSNNHNERSEGSETRAENHSEVGLSVLPAYQVKALAPYEHVTTCGASENSVGLSGECEEASKEGADVESKSKRRKNENQSSEVGTLGECIQEPRVVVQSCTDSEIMGDGFRWRKYGQKVVKGNPYPRSYYRCTNVKCNVRKHVERASDDPRAFITTYEGKHNHEMPLRNTNHVTAASDPDSNSPAIKDK; from the exons ATGGAGGTTAAAGAAGCAGAGAGGATAGTCATAGCTAAACCAGTAGCTTCAAGGCCTACTTGCTCCAGTTTTAAGTCTTTCTCGGAGCTCCTTGCTGGGGCTATCAATGCCTCACCCCCTAATGCTTGCTCCGAAAACATAGTGCCTGCGATAAGGCCAAAGACGGTGAGGTTCAAGCCAGTAGTCAATCGTGCTCCATCTGCTATGATTTCTTCTCAG GCAGAGCAGTCCGGAATAGGTATTTCTATCTCATCTGATAAGGTTTCAAAATCCAATGTCAAGCCTACCGTAGTGTACAAACCGCAGGCAAAGCTTGTATCAAAGGCAACTGTTTCTCTGTTAGCAAACATG GGAAACTTCAGTGCTAGCAACCAACAAAGACTGCAATCAAAGGAGGTACCAGTTGAGTATGCAAACTGGGAGAAAATGAGAGCCCAAGTTAGACCAAATCATCATCAGAATACTCCATCACAGGCAGAAACAGATCAGACAAGTGAACCTTCGAAGGTGGGATCTCAAAATATGGAGGAGGACCCAAAAGTATTACCTGCGGTGGCAAATAGCGATCGACCTTCTTATGATGGGTATAATTGGAGGAAATATGGACAAAAGCAAGTGAAAGGGAGCGAATATCCGCGAAGCTACTATAAGTGTACGCATCCGAATTGTCCTGTAAAGAAGAAAGTCGAAAGATCACTTGATGGCCAAATAGCTGAAATCGTTTACAAGGGTGAACACAATCATCCAAAGCCTCAGCCTCCAAAACGAAACTCGTCCCAAGGATTAGGATTTACTAGTGATGGAACCGGTCAAGATGCCAACAACTCCTTGTGGAGTAATAATCATAATGAGAGGAGCGAAGGTTCTGAAACTAGAGCTGAAAATCATAGTGAAGTCGGGTTGTCTGTGCTTCCGGCTTATCAAGTCAAAGCTTTGGCACCTTACGAACATGTTACCACCTGTGGAGCTTCTGAAAATTCCGTTGGTCTTAGTGGGGAATGTGAGGAAGCGAGCAAGGAGGGAGCAGATGTTGAATCTAAAAGTAAAAGAAG GAAAAATGAGAATCAATCAAGTGAAGTGGGCACCTTAGGGGAATGCATACAAGAACCTCGTGTGGTAGTGCAAAGTTGTACTGATTCTGAGATTATGGGGGACGGATTTCGATGGAGAAAATATGGGCAGAAGGTGGTGAAGGGAAATCCATATCCCAG AAGTTACTACAGATGCACTAATGTAAAATGCAACGTGCGGAAGCATGTGGAAAGAGCATCAGACGATCCAAGAGCTTTCATTACAACATATGAAGGTAAACATAACCATGAGATGCCACTTAGAAACACAAATCATGTGACCGCCGCCTCAGATCCCGATTCCAACTCACCTGCAATCAAAGACAAGTGA